The Medicago truncatula cultivar Jemalong A17 chromosome 4, MtrunA17r5.0-ANR, whole genome shotgun sequence genome includes a region encoding these proteins:
- the LOC11416468 gene encoding ACT domain-containing protein ACR1 isoform X2 yields MQLCVYMHAYQPTKLKLNHCFVEDMEIVYQQPHIDREIESLKERIHPPRVCIDNDSCRNCTVVKIDRANKHGILLEMVQALTDLDLIISKSYISSDGGWLMDVFHVKDQIGNKLTDKSLVNHIEQILCECTAKSNGETSSETVQHCCKGPQEANVAIEVIGTDRPGLFSEISVVLMDLGFNIISAKAWTHNDKVVCIIYPEDASRPGPINERERLAQVVDQIRNVIEANEGKGDKDMRSVVLKSSTTGHSHTERRLHQMMYAASDYESCHACHGDNDSEHKRQYDGTHVSVDRYQGRDYWVVNVRSRDRPKLLFDIVCMLTDMQYEVFHAAVTSNSPMAEQEYFIRNQGSSNLDNETEKQRLTLCLIAAIECRASHGLKVDIRTQNKMGLLSKVTQVIHENGLSITRIEFGVEGEAAIGSLYVTGCSGQDVNENIVELIKREIGGSIVLAQSSPYRDSQSSSSSNNSRDVIPTFSFGGMIRSHLERLINNFRPIRS; encoded by the exons ATGCAGTTATGTGT GTACATGCATGCTTATCAGCCAACAAAGCTCAAGTTGAACCATTGTTTCGTAGAGGATATGGAGATTGTTTACCAGCAGCCTCACATCGATAGAGAAATTGAGTCACTAAAAGAAAGAATCCATCCACCTAG GGTTTGCATAGACAATGATTCATGCAGAAACTGCACGGTGGTGAAG ATTGATAGAGCAAACAAGCATGGGATACTATTGGAGATGGTCCAGGCGTTGACAGATCTAGACCTTATAATTTCCAAATCATACATTTCTTCTGATGGTGGATGGTTAATGGATG TGTTCCATGTGAAGGATCAGATTGGGAACAAGCTCACCGACAAAAGTCTCGTGAATCACATTGAGCAG ATACTATGTGAGTGCACGGCAAAAAGCAACGGAGAAACTTCAAGTGAAACAGTGCAACACTGTTGCAAGGGACCACAAGAAGCAAATGTTGCCATAGAGGTGATAGGAACGGATCGACCAGGCTTGTTTTCAGAGATATCGGTGGTACTGATGGACTTGGGCTTCAACATCATATCTGCAAAAGCCTGGACCCATAATGACAAAGTGGTATGCATTATCTATCCGGAGGATGCATCCAGACCTGGCCCAATCAACGAGAGAGAGCGATTAGCCCAAGTCGTGGATCAGATCCGGAATGTGATAGAGGCCAATGAAGGAAAGGGAGATAAAGATATGAGGAGTGTGGTGTTAAAAAGCTCCACCACCGGGCACAGTCATACTGAACGGAGGCTCCACCAGATGATGTACGCAGCCAGTGACTACGAGAGTTGTCATGCCTGCCACGGGGATAATGACAGTGAGCACAAAAGGCAGTATGATGGGACCCATGTTTCGGTGGATAGATACCAGGGGAGAGATTACTGGGTGGTGAATGTGAGAAGCCGAGATCGTCCTAAGTTACTGTTTGATATTGTGTGCATGCTCACGGACATGCAATATGAGGTGTTTCATGCGGCTGTTACCTCGAACAGCCCCATGGCAGAACAG GAATACTTTATCAGGAACCAGGGTAGTTCGAATCTTGACAATGAAACCGAAAAGCAAAGGCTCACCCTATGTTTAATCGCCGCTATAGAGTGCAGAGCTTCACAT GGATTAAAGGTAGATATTCGCACTCAAAACAAAATGGGGCTACTATCGAAGGTGACACAAGTAATTCATGAGAATGGATTATCCATAACAAGAATTGAGTTTGGAGTAGAGGGTGAAGCAGCAATAGGATCACTCTATGTTACAGGTTGTTCAGGTCAAGATGTGAATGAAAATATAGTAGAGTTGATAAAAAGAGAAATTGGTGGGTCAATTGTTTTGGCTCAAAGTTCTCCATACAGGGACTCTCAATCCTCATCATCCAGTAACAATAGTAGAGATGTTATACCAACATTTTCTTTTGGAGGCATGATTCGGTCTCACCTCGAGCGTCTCATCAACAATTTCAGGCCAATTAGATCTTAA
- the LOC11416468 gene encoding ACT domain-containing protein ACR1 isoform X5 has product MVQALTDLDLIISKSYISSDGGWLMDVFHVKDQIGNKLTDKSLVNHIEQILCECTAKSNGETSSETVQHCCKGPQEANVAIEVIGTDRPGLFSEISVVLMDLGFNIISAKAWTHNDKVVCIIYPEDASRPGPINERERLAQVVDQIRNVIEANEGKGDKDMRSVVLKSSTTGHSHTERRLHQMMYAASDYESCHACHGDNDSEHKRQYDGTHVSVDRYQGRDYWVVNVRSRDRPKLLFDIVCMLTDMQYEVFHAAVTSNSPMAEQEYFIRNQGSSNLDNETEKQRLTLCLIAAIECRASHGLKVDIRTQNKMGLLSKVTQVIHENGLSITRIEFGVEGEAAIGSLYVTGCSGQDVNENIVELIKREIGGSIVLAQSSPYRDSQSSSSSNNSRDVIPTFSFGGMIRSHLERLINNFRPIRS; this is encoded by the exons ATGGTCCAGGCGTTGACAGATCTAGACCTTATAATTTCCAAATCATACATTTCTTCTGATGGTGGATGGTTAATGGATG TGTTCCATGTGAAGGATCAGATTGGGAACAAGCTCACCGACAAAAGTCTCGTGAATCACATTGAGCAG ATACTATGTGAGTGCACGGCAAAAAGCAACGGAGAAACTTCAAGTGAAACAGTGCAACACTGTTGCAAGGGACCACAAGAAGCAAATGTTGCCATAGAGGTGATAGGAACGGATCGACCAGGCTTGTTTTCAGAGATATCGGTGGTACTGATGGACTTGGGCTTCAACATCATATCTGCAAAAGCCTGGACCCATAATGACAAAGTGGTATGCATTATCTATCCGGAGGATGCATCCAGACCTGGCCCAATCAACGAGAGAGAGCGATTAGCCCAAGTCGTGGATCAGATCCGGAATGTGATAGAGGCCAATGAAGGAAAGGGAGATAAAGATATGAGGAGTGTGGTGTTAAAAAGCTCCACCACCGGGCACAGTCATACTGAACGGAGGCTCCACCAGATGATGTACGCAGCCAGTGACTACGAGAGTTGTCATGCCTGCCACGGGGATAATGACAGTGAGCACAAAAGGCAGTATGATGGGACCCATGTTTCGGTGGATAGATACCAGGGGAGAGATTACTGGGTGGTGAATGTGAGAAGCCGAGATCGTCCTAAGTTACTGTTTGATATTGTGTGCATGCTCACGGACATGCAATATGAGGTGTTTCATGCGGCTGTTACCTCGAACAGCCCCATGGCAGAACAG GAATACTTTATCAGGAACCAGGGTAGTTCGAATCTTGACAATGAAACCGAAAAGCAAAGGCTCACCCTATGTTTAATCGCCGCTATAGAGTGCAGAGCTTCACAT GGATTAAAGGTAGATATTCGCACTCAAAACAAAATGGGGCTACTATCGAAGGTGACACAAGTAATTCATGAGAATGGATTATCCATAACAAGAATTGAGTTTGGAGTAGAGGGTGAAGCAGCAATAGGATCACTCTATGTTACAGGTTGTTCAGGTCAAGATGTGAATGAAAATATAGTAGAGTTGATAAAAAGAGAAATTGGTGGGTCAATTGTTTTGGCTCAAAGTTCTCCATACAGGGACTCTCAATCCTCATCATCCAGTAACAATAGTAGAGATGTTATACCAACATTTTCTTTTGGAGGCATGATTCGGTCTCACCTCGAGCGTCTCATCAACAATTTCAGGCCAATTAGATCTTAA
- the LOC11416468 gene encoding ACT domain-containing protein ACR1 isoform X1 has protein sequence MSKVFLLYTNFFAVRYMHAYQPTKLKLNHCFVEDMEIVYQQPHIDREIESLKERIHPPRVCIDNDSCRNCTVVKIDRANKHGILLEMVQALTDLDLIISKSYISSDGGWLMDVFHVKDQIGNKLTDKSLVNHIEQILCECTAKSNGETSSETVQHCCKGPQEANVAIEVIGTDRPGLFSEISVVLMDLGFNIISAKAWTHNDKVVCIIYPEDASRPGPINERERLAQVVDQIRNVIEANEGKGDKDMRSVVLKSSTTGHSHTERRLHQMMYAASDYESCHACHGDNDSEHKRQYDGTHVSVDRYQGRDYWVVNVRSRDRPKLLFDIVCMLTDMQYEVFHAAVTSNSPMAEQEYFIRNQGSSNLDNETEKQRLTLCLIAAIECRASHGLKVDIRTQNKMGLLSKVTQVIHENGLSITRIEFGVEGEAAIGSLYVTGCSGQDVNENIVELIKREIGGSIVLAQSSPYRDSQSSSSSNNSRDVIPTFSFGGMIRSHLERLINNFRPIRS, from the exons ATGAGCAAGGTCTTCCTTCTTTATACCAATTTCTTTGCTGTAAG GTACATGCATGCTTATCAGCCAACAAAGCTCAAGTTGAACCATTGTTTCGTAGAGGATATGGAGATTGTTTACCAGCAGCCTCACATCGATAGAGAAATTGAGTCACTAAAAGAAAGAATCCATCCACCTAG GGTTTGCATAGACAATGATTCATGCAGAAACTGCACGGTGGTGAAG ATTGATAGAGCAAACAAGCATGGGATACTATTGGAGATGGTCCAGGCGTTGACAGATCTAGACCTTATAATTTCCAAATCATACATTTCTTCTGATGGTGGATGGTTAATGGATG TGTTCCATGTGAAGGATCAGATTGGGAACAAGCTCACCGACAAAAGTCTCGTGAATCACATTGAGCAG ATACTATGTGAGTGCACGGCAAAAAGCAACGGAGAAACTTCAAGTGAAACAGTGCAACACTGTTGCAAGGGACCACAAGAAGCAAATGTTGCCATAGAGGTGATAGGAACGGATCGACCAGGCTTGTTTTCAGAGATATCGGTGGTACTGATGGACTTGGGCTTCAACATCATATCTGCAAAAGCCTGGACCCATAATGACAAAGTGGTATGCATTATCTATCCGGAGGATGCATCCAGACCTGGCCCAATCAACGAGAGAGAGCGATTAGCCCAAGTCGTGGATCAGATCCGGAATGTGATAGAGGCCAATGAAGGAAAGGGAGATAAAGATATGAGGAGTGTGGTGTTAAAAAGCTCCACCACCGGGCACAGTCATACTGAACGGAGGCTCCACCAGATGATGTACGCAGCCAGTGACTACGAGAGTTGTCATGCCTGCCACGGGGATAATGACAGTGAGCACAAAAGGCAGTATGATGGGACCCATGTTTCGGTGGATAGATACCAGGGGAGAGATTACTGGGTGGTGAATGTGAGAAGCCGAGATCGTCCTAAGTTACTGTTTGATATTGTGTGCATGCTCACGGACATGCAATATGAGGTGTTTCATGCGGCTGTTACCTCGAACAGCCCCATGGCAGAACAG GAATACTTTATCAGGAACCAGGGTAGTTCGAATCTTGACAATGAAACCGAAAAGCAAAGGCTCACCCTATGTTTAATCGCCGCTATAGAGTGCAGAGCTTCACAT GGATTAAAGGTAGATATTCGCACTCAAAACAAAATGGGGCTACTATCGAAGGTGACACAAGTAATTCATGAGAATGGATTATCCATAACAAGAATTGAGTTTGGAGTAGAGGGTGAAGCAGCAATAGGATCACTCTATGTTACAGGTTGTTCAGGTCAAGATGTGAATGAAAATATAGTAGAGTTGATAAAAAGAGAAATTGGTGGGTCAATTGTTTTGGCTCAAAGTTCTCCATACAGGGACTCTCAATCCTCATCATCCAGTAACAATAGTAGAGATGTTATACCAACATTTTCTTTTGGAGGCATGATTCGGTCTCACCTCGAGCGTCTCATCAACAATTTCAGGCCAATTAGATCTTAA
- the LOC11413406 gene encoding uncharacterized protein, giving the protein MESYSGSYYSSSKSSYISKNTKKPKGSMKNEYPFESKYSCLHSVRKSPTKTWNKKAPIAPMAPTPIKVYKVDPINFKELVQSLTCAPQFMPPQPHHNLDLQSTTDHTTAKNIVPSLPMKNLSSRDNVEVSSPLVPVSTTTTSWYQYFQAEYFGKNYEEKEVITPSLLEMNLFSPTSFGNWCFVPPIMNPRV; this is encoded by the coding sequence ATGGAGTCTTATTCTGGCTCATATTATTCTTCATCTAAATCTTCATACATATCCAAAAACACTAAGAAACCAAAGGGATCAATGAAAAATGAATACCCTTTTGAATCCAAATATTCTTGTCTTCACTCAGTAAGAAAGTCACCAACAAAGACATGGAATAAGAAGGCACCAATAGCACCAATGGCACCAACACCTATCAAAGTATACAAAGTGGATCCAATAAACTTCAAAGAACTTGTTCAGTCCCTCACTTGTGCACCTCAGTTCATGCCTCCACAGCCTCATCACAACCTTGACCTTCAAAGCACCACAGACCATACCACTGCTAAGAATATTGTTCCTTCTCTTCCAATGAAAAATCTATCAAGCAGAGACAATGTTGAAGTGTCCTCTCCATTAGTGCCGGTGAGCACTACTACTACCAGCTGGTATCAATACTTTCAAGCTGAATATTTTGGAAAGAATTATGAGGAAAAGGAGGTAATAACACCTAGTTTGTTGGAAATGAATTTGTTCTCACCAACTTCTTTTGGTAACTGGTGTTTTGTTCCTCCCATCATGAACCCAAGAGTTTGA
- the LOC11416468 gene encoding ACT domain-containing protein ACR1 isoform X3 translates to MQYMHAYQPTKLKLNHCFVEDMEIVYQQPHIDREIESLKERIHPPRVCIDNDSCRNCTVVKIDRANKHGILLEMVQALTDLDLIISKSYISSDGGWLMDVFHVKDQIGNKLTDKSLVNHIEQILCECTAKSNGETSSETVQHCCKGPQEANVAIEVIGTDRPGLFSEISVVLMDLGFNIISAKAWTHNDKVVCIIYPEDASRPGPINERERLAQVVDQIRNVIEANEGKGDKDMRSVVLKSSTTGHSHTERRLHQMMYAASDYESCHACHGDNDSEHKRQYDGTHVSVDRYQGRDYWVVNVRSRDRPKLLFDIVCMLTDMQYEVFHAAVTSNSPMAEQEYFIRNQGSSNLDNETEKQRLTLCLIAAIECRASHGLKVDIRTQNKMGLLSKVTQVIHENGLSITRIEFGVEGEAAIGSLYVTGCSGQDVNENIVELIKREIGGSIVLAQSSPYRDSQSSSSSNNSRDVIPTFSFGGMIRSHLERLINNFRPIRS, encoded by the exons ATGCA GTACATGCATGCTTATCAGCCAACAAAGCTCAAGTTGAACCATTGTTTCGTAGAGGATATGGAGATTGTTTACCAGCAGCCTCACATCGATAGAGAAATTGAGTCACTAAAAGAAAGAATCCATCCACCTAG GGTTTGCATAGACAATGATTCATGCAGAAACTGCACGGTGGTGAAG ATTGATAGAGCAAACAAGCATGGGATACTATTGGAGATGGTCCAGGCGTTGACAGATCTAGACCTTATAATTTCCAAATCATACATTTCTTCTGATGGTGGATGGTTAATGGATG TGTTCCATGTGAAGGATCAGATTGGGAACAAGCTCACCGACAAAAGTCTCGTGAATCACATTGAGCAG ATACTATGTGAGTGCACGGCAAAAAGCAACGGAGAAACTTCAAGTGAAACAGTGCAACACTGTTGCAAGGGACCACAAGAAGCAAATGTTGCCATAGAGGTGATAGGAACGGATCGACCAGGCTTGTTTTCAGAGATATCGGTGGTACTGATGGACTTGGGCTTCAACATCATATCTGCAAAAGCCTGGACCCATAATGACAAAGTGGTATGCATTATCTATCCGGAGGATGCATCCAGACCTGGCCCAATCAACGAGAGAGAGCGATTAGCCCAAGTCGTGGATCAGATCCGGAATGTGATAGAGGCCAATGAAGGAAAGGGAGATAAAGATATGAGGAGTGTGGTGTTAAAAAGCTCCACCACCGGGCACAGTCATACTGAACGGAGGCTCCACCAGATGATGTACGCAGCCAGTGACTACGAGAGTTGTCATGCCTGCCACGGGGATAATGACAGTGAGCACAAAAGGCAGTATGATGGGACCCATGTTTCGGTGGATAGATACCAGGGGAGAGATTACTGGGTGGTGAATGTGAGAAGCCGAGATCGTCCTAAGTTACTGTTTGATATTGTGTGCATGCTCACGGACATGCAATATGAGGTGTTTCATGCGGCTGTTACCTCGAACAGCCCCATGGCAGAACAG GAATACTTTATCAGGAACCAGGGTAGTTCGAATCTTGACAATGAAACCGAAAAGCAAAGGCTCACCCTATGTTTAATCGCCGCTATAGAGTGCAGAGCTTCACAT GGATTAAAGGTAGATATTCGCACTCAAAACAAAATGGGGCTACTATCGAAGGTGACACAAGTAATTCATGAGAATGGATTATCCATAACAAGAATTGAGTTTGGAGTAGAGGGTGAAGCAGCAATAGGATCACTCTATGTTACAGGTTGTTCAGGTCAAGATGTGAATGAAAATATAGTAGAGTTGATAAAAAGAGAAATTGGTGGGTCAATTGTTTTGGCTCAAAGTTCTCCATACAGGGACTCTCAATCCTCATCATCCAGTAACAATAGTAGAGATGTTATACCAACATTTTCTTTTGGAGGCATGATTCGGTCTCACCTCGAGCGTCTCATCAACAATTTCAGGCCAATTAGATCTTAA
- the LOC120579982 gene encoding uncharacterized mitochondrial protein AtMg00820-like, with amino-acid sequence MILPNPIAGANDRNHVVTRSQNNIFKTKKLYHASVHPLPENLEPSNIRQAIKYSHWRQAISEEFDALIRNGTWTLVPPPSHQNIVDCKWLFRIKRNSDGSISRYKARLVAKGFTQCPGVDFK; translated from the coding sequence ATGATTCTACCTAACCCCATTGCAGGTGCTAATGATCGCAATCATGTGGTCACTAGATCCCAAAACAACATATTCAAAACAAAGAAACTTTACCATGCATCTGTTCATCCATTACCTGAGAACCTTGAACCATCTAATATCCGACAAGCCATAAAATATTCCCATTGGAGACAAGCTATTTCTGAGGAGTTTGATGCCTTAATTCGAAATGGCACATGGACACTTGTGCCACCACCATCACATCAAAACATTGTTGATTGCAAATGGTTATTTCGCATCAAAAGAAACTCTGATGGCTCTATTTCTAGATACAAAGCACGTCTTGTGGCTAAGGGTTTCACTCAATGTCCGGGTGTTGACTTCAAATAG
- the LOC11416468 gene encoding ACT domain-containing protein ACR1 isoform X4 has translation MHAYQPTKLKLNHCFVEDMEIVYQQPHIDREIESLKERIHPPRVCIDNDSCRNCTVVKIDRANKHGILLEMVQALTDLDLIISKSYISSDGGWLMDVFHVKDQIGNKLTDKSLVNHIEQILCECTAKSNGETSSETVQHCCKGPQEANVAIEVIGTDRPGLFSEISVVLMDLGFNIISAKAWTHNDKVVCIIYPEDASRPGPINERERLAQVVDQIRNVIEANEGKGDKDMRSVVLKSSTTGHSHTERRLHQMMYAASDYESCHACHGDNDSEHKRQYDGTHVSVDRYQGRDYWVVNVRSRDRPKLLFDIVCMLTDMQYEVFHAAVTSNSPMAEQEYFIRNQGSSNLDNETEKQRLTLCLIAAIECRASHGLKVDIRTQNKMGLLSKVTQVIHENGLSITRIEFGVEGEAAIGSLYVTGCSGQDVNENIVELIKREIGGSIVLAQSSPYRDSQSSSSSNNSRDVIPTFSFGGMIRSHLERLINNFRPIRS, from the exons ATGCATGCTTATCAGCCAACAAAGCTCAAGTTGAACCATTGTTTCGTAGAGGATATGGAGATTGTTTACCAGCAGCCTCACATCGATAGAGAAATTGAGTCACTAAAAGAAAGAATCCATCCACCTAG GGTTTGCATAGACAATGATTCATGCAGAAACTGCACGGTGGTGAAG ATTGATAGAGCAAACAAGCATGGGATACTATTGGAGATGGTCCAGGCGTTGACAGATCTAGACCTTATAATTTCCAAATCATACATTTCTTCTGATGGTGGATGGTTAATGGATG TGTTCCATGTGAAGGATCAGATTGGGAACAAGCTCACCGACAAAAGTCTCGTGAATCACATTGAGCAG ATACTATGTGAGTGCACGGCAAAAAGCAACGGAGAAACTTCAAGTGAAACAGTGCAACACTGTTGCAAGGGACCACAAGAAGCAAATGTTGCCATAGAGGTGATAGGAACGGATCGACCAGGCTTGTTTTCAGAGATATCGGTGGTACTGATGGACTTGGGCTTCAACATCATATCTGCAAAAGCCTGGACCCATAATGACAAAGTGGTATGCATTATCTATCCGGAGGATGCATCCAGACCTGGCCCAATCAACGAGAGAGAGCGATTAGCCCAAGTCGTGGATCAGATCCGGAATGTGATAGAGGCCAATGAAGGAAAGGGAGATAAAGATATGAGGAGTGTGGTGTTAAAAAGCTCCACCACCGGGCACAGTCATACTGAACGGAGGCTCCACCAGATGATGTACGCAGCCAGTGACTACGAGAGTTGTCATGCCTGCCACGGGGATAATGACAGTGAGCACAAAAGGCAGTATGATGGGACCCATGTTTCGGTGGATAGATACCAGGGGAGAGATTACTGGGTGGTGAATGTGAGAAGCCGAGATCGTCCTAAGTTACTGTTTGATATTGTGTGCATGCTCACGGACATGCAATATGAGGTGTTTCATGCGGCTGTTACCTCGAACAGCCCCATGGCAGAACAG GAATACTTTATCAGGAACCAGGGTAGTTCGAATCTTGACAATGAAACCGAAAAGCAAAGGCTCACCCTATGTTTAATCGCCGCTATAGAGTGCAGAGCTTCACAT GGATTAAAGGTAGATATTCGCACTCAAAACAAAATGGGGCTACTATCGAAGGTGACACAAGTAATTCATGAGAATGGATTATCCATAACAAGAATTGAGTTTGGAGTAGAGGGTGAAGCAGCAATAGGATCACTCTATGTTACAGGTTGTTCAGGTCAAGATGTGAATGAAAATATAGTAGAGTTGATAAAAAGAGAAATTGGTGGGTCAATTGTTTTGGCTCAAAGTTCTCCATACAGGGACTCTCAATCCTCATCATCCAGTAACAATAGTAGAGATGTTATACCAACATTTTCTTTTGGAGGCATGATTCGGTCTCACCTCGAGCGTCTCATCAACAATTTCAGGCCAATTAGATCTTAA